The following proteins are co-located in the Noviherbaspirillum sp. UKPF54 genome:
- a CDS encoding glutathione S-transferase, whose protein sequence is MRYELYYWPGIPGRGEFVRLALEEAGVDYVDVAHHSGHGMGMPALMAMLENADLACPPFAPPFLKAGEQVIGQTANILLFLGLRHGLAPQEEAARLWVHQLQLTIADLVAEVHDSHHPIAAGLYYDEQKAEALRRATDFTGMRLPRFLGYFEAVLERNPHGDSWLAGDALTYADLSMFQVMAGLRYAFPRTMKRLEPDYPRLAALHDRVAARTRVKAYLASERRQPFNNEGIFRHYKELDAG, encoded by the coding sequence ATGCGTTACGAACTTTATTACTGGCCGGGCATCCCCGGGCGCGGCGAATTCGTACGGCTGGCGCTGGAAGAGGCGGGCGTCGATTATGTCGATGTCGCGCACCATTCGGGCCACGGCATGGGCATGCCGGCGCTGATGGCCATGCTGGAAAACGCCGACCTTGCCTGCCCGCCTTTTGCACCGCCCTTCCTGAAAGCTGGGGAACAGGTGATCGGCCAGACCGCCAACATCCTGCTGTTTCTCGGGCTTAGGCACGGGCTGGCGCCGCAGGAGGAAGCGGCCCGCCTGTGGGTGCACCAGTTGCAGCTAACCATAGCCGATCTGGTCGCCGAGGTGCATGACTCGCATCATCCGATCGCCGCCGGCCTGTATTACGACGAACAGAAAGCCGAAGCGCTGCGGCGCGCCACCGATTTCACCGGGATGCGCTTGCCTCGCTTCCTGGGATATTTCGAAGCCGTGCTCGAACGTAATCCGCACGGCGACAGCTGGCTGGCGGGAGATGCGCTGACCTATGCGGACTTGTCGATGTTCCAAGTGATGGCTGGCTTGCGCTATGCGTTTCCGCGCACCATGAAACGGCTCGAACCGGACTATCCGCGCCTTGCGGCCCTGCATGACCGGGTGGCGGCGCGCACGCGGGTCAAGGCTTACCTGGCATCGGAGCGGCGCCAGCCGTTCAACAACGAGGGCATTTTCCGGCACTACAAGGAGCTCGATGCGGGGTAA
- a CDS encoding EAL domain-containing protein, translating to MRATKPTAADAALCASEEKYRDILETIEDVYYEVDLKGKFVLYNSAFCRMLGYTAEELIGLGNRDLQTPEMASHTYGIFNQVYRTGVPARQCDWELVRKDGSALIVESSVQLVRNRQGDATGFRGMMRDVTALRKTEQALRESEAKYRSIIETIEDPYYEVDLHGALVLVNSAFCRMLGYTESELIGHNYSDFQAPEVAARVFTVFNQAFRTGTPGSSVDWEMIRKDGARVTGEGSLQLVRGLNGKVAGFRGILRDVTERRKMEQALRESEARFRALTNLSSDWYWEQDADFRYTRMESRNEKTDSTQHALLGKRPWDAGLQIDGGWESHRALLDTHASFRDVIMHRRLDDGRPYFISVSGEAVFDGEGRFAGYRGVSREITDQKIAEERIQHLATHDALTGLPNRAMFSHLLGLAIPAAQRYQRGFAVLFIDLDRFKFINDTLGHEAGDKLLMEVSTRLRETLRADDVVARLGGDEFVVLLREAGDTEQIAAVARKLLSAAIKPVELLGRECRVTASIGVAMYPQDGEDEQSLMKNADIAMYFAKEEGKNNFQFFSKDIKSQSLERLLLENHLRRAIDRGELSLHYQGKRDLASGAITGVEALLRWNNPELGAVSPAQFIPVAEETGMIVPIGKWVLDQACRQNMAWQSAGLPPICMAVNLSPRQFADEHLLPDIAAILEETGMPAHLLELEITESMVIHHPGSALKLLQAIKQMGVRLAIDDFGTGYSSLGQLKNFPIDTLKVDRSFIRDLATNAEDKAITEAIIAMGKTLSLTVVAEGVETMEQEAFLRTHACDEMQGYYFSKPVPPDEFAQLLDTHGGAVK from the coding sequence ATGCGCGCAACCAAACCGACGGCCGCAGACGCGGCACTGTGCGCCAGTGAAGAGAAATACCGCGACATCCTCGAAACCATCGAGGACGTGTATTACGAAGTCGATTTGAAAGGCAAATTCGTGCTGTACAACAGCGCCTTTTGCCGCATGCTCGGCTATACGGCCGAGGAATTGATCGGCCTCGGCAACCGGGATCTGCAGACTCCGGAGATGGCATCGCACACCTACGGCATCTTCAATCAGGTGTATCGCACCGGTGTTCCGGCCAGACAGTGCGACTGGGAACTGGTGCGCAAGGACGGCAGCGCCCTAATCGTCGAGAGTTCGGTGCAGCTCGTGCGCAACCGCCAGGGCGATGCAACCGGATTTCGCGGCATGATGCGCGACGTGACGGCGCTGCGCAAAACGGAACAGGCCCTGCGCGAAAGCGAGGCGAAATACCGCAGCATCATCGAAACCATCGAAGACCCATACTACGAGGTCGACCTGCACGGCGCGCTGGTGCTGGTGAACTCTGCCTTCTGCCGCATGCTCGGCTACACGGAAAGCGAACTGATCGGCCACAACTACAGCGACTTCCAGGCGCCGGAGGTGGCCGCGCGCGTCTTCACGGTGTTCAACCAGGCTTTCCGCACCGGCACGCCTGGCAGCAGCGTCGACTGGGAGATGATCCGCAAGGATGGCGCCCGGGTCACCGGCGAGGGCTCGCTGCAGCTGGTGCGCGGCCTGAATGGCAAAGTGGCCGGCTTTCGCGGCATCCTGCGCGACGTCACCGAACGGCGCAAGATGGAACAGGCCTTGCGCGAGAGCGAGGCGCGCTTCCGCGCGCTGACCAACCTGTCGTCCGACTGGTACTGGGAGCAGGACGCGGACTTCCGCTATACGCGCATGGAAAGCCGCAACGAGAAGACCGATTCGACGCAGCACGCGTTGCTCGGCAAGCGGCCGTGGGATGCCGGGTTGCAGATCGACGGCGGCTGGGAGTCGCATCGCGCGCTGCTGGACACGCACGCCTCGTTTCGCGACGTGATCATGCACCGCCGCCTCGACGACGGCCGCCCGTACTTCATCAGCGTCAGCGGCGAGGCGGTGTTCGATGGCGAGGGACGCTTCGCCGGCTACCGCGGCGTGTCGCGCGAGATCACCGACCAGAAGATCGCGGAAGAACGCATCCAGCACCTGGCCACGCACGACGCCCTCACCGGCCTGCCCAACCGCGCCATGTTCAGCCACCTGCTCGGCCTGGCGATCCCGGCGGCGCAGCGCTACCAGCGCGGCTTCGCGGTGCTGTTCATCGACCTCGACCGCTTCAAGTTCATCAACGACACGCTCGGCCATGAAGCCGGCGACAAGCTGCTCATGGAAGTGTCGACGCGCCTGCGCGAAACGCTGCGCGCCGACGACGTGGTGGCGCGCCTGGGCGGCGACGAATTCGTGGTGCTGCTGCGCGAAGCCGGCGACACCGAGCAGATCGCGGCGGTGGCGCGCAAGCTGCTGTCGGCCGCCATCAAGCCGGTCGAATTGCTCGGCCGCGAGTGCCGGGTGACGGCCAGCATCGGCGTCGCGATGTACCCGCAGGACGGCGAGGATGAACAGTCGTTGATGAAGAACGCCGACATTGCGATGTACTTCGCCAAGGAAGAAGGCAAGAACAATTTCCAGTTCTTCTCGAAAGACATCAAGTCGCAGTCGCTCGAGCGCCTGCTGCTCGAAAACCACCTGCGGCGCGCCATCGACCGCGGCGAACTGTCGCTGCATTACCAGGGCAAGCGCGACCTGGCGTCCGGCGCCATTACCGGCGTCGAGGCGCTGCTGCGCTGGAACAATCCGGAACTGGGCGCGGTGTCGCCGGCGCAGTTCATCCCGGTGGCGGAAGAAACCGGGATGATCGTCCCGATCGGCAAATGGGTGCTGGACCAGGCCTGCCGGCAAAACATGGCGTGGCAGAGCGCCGGCCTGCCGCCGATCTGCATGGCGGTGAACCTGTCGCCACGCCAGTTCGCCGACGAACACCTGCTGCCGGATATCGCCGCCATCCTTGAAGAGACCGGCATGCCGGCGCACCTGCTGGAGCTGGAGATCACCGAAAGCATGGTGATCCACCACCCCGGCAGCGCGCTCAAGCTGCTGCAGGCGATCAAGCAGATGGGCGTGCGCCTGGCGATCGACGATTTCGGCACCGGCTATTCGTCGCTCGGCCAGCTGAAGAACTTCCCGATCGACACGCTCAAGGTCGACCGCTCCTTCATCCGCGACCTCGCCACCAATGCCGAGGACAAGGCGATCACCGAGGCGATCATCGCCATGGGCAAGACGCTGTCGCTGACGGTGGTGGCCGAAGGCGTCGAAACGATGGAGCAGGAAGCCTTCCTGCGCACCCATGCGTGCGACGAAATGCAGGGCTATTACTTCAGCAAGCCGGTGCCGCCGGACGAGTTCGCGCAGTTGTTGGACACGCATGGCGGCGCGGTGAAATAG
- a CDS encoding ABC transporter ATP-binding protein has protein sequence MKLSFKHTAKSFGGLQVIKDFSRDFEEGELVALVGPSGCGKSTLLHIAAGLEKPSAGSVLADGKAVAGPHPERMLMFQENALYPWLTLAQNVAMALELQKVDKKQAREQAVQWLAKVKLKGFEDYYPHQVSGGMRQRAALARAFISHPKVLLLDEPFGALDALTRMTLQDALRELIREARPTVLLVTHDVDEALFLADRILVFSPRPATVLQEFNLAHLEKTHDLSDFAEVRREILGLLGIRAEHEDNIAIIEGAGI, from the coding sequence ATGAAGCTGTCTTTTAAACATACCGCGAAAAGCTTTGGCGGCCTGCAGGTCATCAAGGACTTCAGTCGCGACTTTGAAGAAGGCGAACTGGTCGCGCTGGTCGGCCCTTCCGGCTGTGGCAAGTCGACCCTGCTGCATATCGCCGCCGGCCTGGAAAAGCCGAGCGCCGGCAGCGTGCTGGCCGACGGCAAGGCGGTGGCCGGCCCCCACCCGGAACGCATGCTGATGTTCCAGGAAAACGCGCTCTACCCGTGGCTGACGCTGGCGCAGAACGTCGCCATGGCGCTCGAACTGCAAAAGGTCGACAAGAAGCAGGCGCGCGAGCAAGCCGTGCAGTGGCTGGCAAAGGTCAAGCTCAAGGGTTTCGAGGATTACTATCCGCACCAGGTATCCGGCGGCATGCGGCAGCGCGCGGCGCTGGCGCGCGCCTTCATCTCGCATCCGAAGGTGCTGCTCTTGGACGAGCCGTTCGGCGCGCTCGACGCGTTGACGCGCATGACGCTGCAGGACGCGCTGCGCGAGCTGATCCGCGAGGCGCGCCCGACGGTGCTGCTGGTGACGCACGATGTGGACGAGGCGCTGTTTTTGGCCGACCGCATCCTGGTGTTCAGCCCCCGCCCGGCCACGGTGCTGCAGGAATTCAACCTCGCGCATCTCGAAAAGACGCACGACCTGTCGGACTTCGCCGAAGTGCGCCGCGAGATCCTGGGCTTGCTCGGCATTCGCGCCGAGCACGAAGACAATATTGCCATTATTGAAGGAGCAGGAATATGA
- a CDS encoding ABC transporter substrate-binding protein, whose translation MKLSKLLIPALAAFAFAGHADANEKFKVGYLRVMDDAQAIVAQEAGYYKKHGLDVELVEFKSGTDLIKAIVGGQLDSGVLGFTNAIAWASKGADLKVVGGAQQGYHAVVAREDAGINKVADLKGKTLASQAEGSTADTVLKGVVLKQAGLKPDDVNVMGVSPQVAVQSLVGKRVDAAFLFEPQASIAKLIAPVKQVYEIGEVWPFPCMVVITSGDTLKKRKDAVWKSLDAQREAIDLLQKKPADASKLIAGYFIAEPTLKTLKKGDVPRETVITEAIKSQTFTPAVTPKEQARMQEIADILQEQGSLKTRDGKPFDVKNVLDLSWQKERKL comes from the coding sequence ATGAAACTGTCGAAGCTACTCATTCCGGCGCTGGCCGCCTTCGCCTTTGCCGGCCATGCCGACGCCAACGAAAAATTCAAGGTCGGCTACCTGCGTGTGATGGATGACGCGCAGGCGATCGTGGCGCAGGAAGCGGGCTACTACAAGAAGCACGGCCTGGACGTGGAACTGGTCGAGTTCAAGTCCGGCACCGACCTGATCAAGGCCATCGTCGGCGGCCAGCTCGATTCCGGCGTGCTCGGCTTCACCAACGCCATCGCCTGGGCTTCCAAGGGCGCCGACCTGAAGGTGGTGGGCGGCGCGCAGCAGGGCTACCACGCGGTCGTGGCGCGCGAAGACGCCGGCATCAACAAGGTCGCCGACCTGAAGGGCAAGACGCTCGCCTCGCAAGCCGAAGGCAGCACCGCCGACACGGTGTTGAAAGGCGTGGTGCTGAAACAGGCAGGCTTGAAACCCGACGACGTGAATGTGATGGGCGTAAGCCCGCAGGTCGCGGTGCAGTCGCTGGTGGGCAAGCGCGTCGACGCCGCCTTCCTGTTCGAGCCGCAGGCATCGATCGCCAAGCTGATCGCGCCGGTCAAACAAGTGTATGAGATCGGCGAAGTGTGGCCCTTCCCGTGCATGGTCGTGATCACCTCCGGCGACACCCTGAAAAAGCGCAAGGACGCGGTATGGAAATCGCTCGACGCGCAGCGCGAAGCGATCGACCTGCTGCAGAAGAAGCCGGCCGACGCCTCGAAACTGATCGCCGGCTACTTCATCGCCGAGCCGACCCTGAAGACGCTGAAGAAGGGCGACGTCCCGCGCGAAACCGTGATCACCGAAGCGATCAAGAGCCAGACCTTCACCCCGGCCGTGACGCCCAAGGAGCAGGCGCGCATGCAGGAAATCGCCGACATCCTGCAGGAGCAGGGATCGCTCAAGACGCGCGACGGCAAGCCGTTCGACGTCAAGAACGTGCTGGACCTGAGCTGGCAGAAGGAACGCAAGCTGTAA
- a CDS encoding ABC transporter permease encodes MSNKTRITGHRKRLAFILAVAVILFAWQLAAWSLPAFLMPDVPTVIARLWQELQADGFRAALAGSLGRLGAGYGSAMVLGVGFGLIGAVLFFFREVLKSAIIILQSIPSIAWVPLLLIVMGFGSTPIIVVVAIAAFFPAALSVMNATESVQHVHVSAARVMGASRWELLKRVYLPAVMPELITGAQLAFGNAWRALISAEMLVGFGKGLGRSLSYAGETADMVGVMTNILAIAILAPLIDQLLLERLKHRVLRYQYV; translated from the coding sequence ATGAGCAACAAGACCCGCATCACCGGCCACCGCAAGCGCCTCGCCTTCATCCTCGCCGTCGCCGTCATCCTGTTCGCCTGGCAGCTCGCCGCCTGGTCGCTGCCGGCGTTTCTGATGCCGGATGTGCCGACCGTGATCGCGCGCCTGTGGCAGGAGCTGCAAGCCGACGGCTTTCGCGCGGCGCTGGCCGGCAGCCTCGGCCGGCTCGGCGCGGGCTACGGCTCGGCGATGGTGCTGGGCGTGGGGTTCGGCCTGATCGGCGCGGTGCTGTTCTTCTTCCGCGAAGTGCTGAAGTCCGCGATCATCATCCTGCAGTCGATTCCCTCGATCGCCTGGGTGCCGCTGCTGTTGATCGTGATGGGCTTCGGCAGCACGCCGATCATCGTGGTGGTCGCCATCGCCGCCTTCTTCCCGGCCGCGCTGTCGGTGATGAACGCCACCGAAAGCGTGCAGCACGTGCACGTGTCGGCCGCGCGCGTGATGGGCGCGTCGCGCTGGGAACTGCTCAAGCGCGTCTACCTGCCGGCCGTCATGCCGGAGCTGATCACCGGCGCGCAGCTGGCGTTCGGCAACGCATGGCGCGCGCTGATCTCCGCCGAAATGCTGGTCGGCTTCGGCAAGGGCCTGGGCCGCTCGCTGTCCTACGCCGGCGAAACCGCCGACATGGTGGGCGTGATGACCAACATCCTCGCCATCGCGATCCTCGCGCCGCTGATCGACCAGCTGCTGCTGGAGCGCCTGAAGCACCGCGTGCTGCGCTACCAGTACGTATGA
- a CDS encoding transporter substrate-binding domain-containing protein has translation MTMIAAPRPLPFLTRILLAAALACACAGALGADALERAKQRGKLVAGIQYVVPEYQAGAKFRTPEALDTVLLEDAARRLQLPLATVRAQSGKADITLAALPENAPRRDGVTVIPTGYAAGPMAIMRTDTSIKTWEQLKGRKVCVSAGGRYAGMMETKYGAIELPYAAPADALIALRTGLCDAAVHDSALLEELIKLPEWKKFSARLPAGPRSMLAFVVPASDKKTAAFLTQVAKDWKSGGLPDQLMKKAVRNIAFEVYLDQEVPDCH, from the coding sequence ATGACCATGATTGCCGCGCCGCGCCCGCTGCCGTTCCTTACGCGCATACTGCTCGCGGCGGCGCTGGCCTGCGCCTGCGCGGGCGCCCTCGGCGCCGACGCGCTGGAGCGCGCAAAACAGCGCGGCAAACTGGTGGCGGGCATCCAGTACGTCGTGCCCGAATACCAGGCCGGCGCCAAGTTCCGCACGCCGGAAGCGCTCGACACGGTGCTGCTCGAAGACGCCGCCCGCCGCCTGCAGCTGCCGCTCGCCACGGTGCGCGCCCAATCCGGCAAGGCCGACATCACGCTTGCGGCGCTCCCTGAAAACGCGCCACGGCGCGACGGCGTCACCGTCATCCCCACCGGCTATGCCGCCGGCCCGATGGCGATCATGCGTACCGACACCAGCATCAAGACGTGGGAACAATTAAAGGGCCGCAAGGTCTGCGTATCGGCGGGCGGACGCTACGCCGGCATGATGGAAACGAAATACGGCGCGATCGAACTGCCCTACGCGGCGCCGGCGGACGCGCTCATCGCGCTGCGCACCGGCCTGTGCGACGCGGCAGTGCACGACAGCGCGCTGCTGGAAGAATTGATCAAGCTGCCGGAATGGAAAAAGTTTTCGGCAAGATTGCCGGCCGGACCGCGCAGCATGCTCGCCTTCGTAGTACCGGCATCGGACAAAAAGACCGCAGCTTTCCTCACGCAGGTCGCCAAGGACTGGAAGTCAGGCGGCTTGCCGGATCAGCTGATGAAGAAGGCGGTGCGCAATATCGCGTTCGAGGTCTATCTCGACCAGGAGGTGCCGGACTGCCATTAA
- a CDS encoding integrase arm-type DNA-binding domain-containing protein — translation MPLTDIAIRNAKCVDKPFKLSDGDGMYLFVNAVGKYWRLDYRYLNKRKTLALGVYPTVTLAMARERRLEARRKLADGVDPGEHKKLVKQAKLASAGNSFAAIATEWYAKNRHTWVDNHASKIIARLQNDIFPWLGTRPINEITAPELLAVLRRIELRGALETAHRALQNCSQVFRYAIATGRAERDVGADLRGALPPPKIRHHASLTDPKQVGALLRALRGYRGAFVTGCALRLAPLVFLRPGELRHAEWSEINLDAAEWRIPAAKMKMRQLHIVPLSTQAVAVLRELQPLTGHRKYVFPSVRTSDRPMSENTVLGALRRLGYEKQEMTGHGFRSMASTLLNEHGWSADAIERQLAHAERDSIRAAYNYAEFLPERRRMMQWWADYLDKLALSDNLQETPSGLTAARTDAAA, via the coding sequence ATGCCGCTGACCGATATTGCGATCCGCAATGCCAAGTGCGTCGATAAGCCATTCAAGCTTTCCGACGGCGATGGCATGTATTTATTTGTCAACGCGGTTGGCAAGTACTGGCGGCTGGACTATCGCTATCTGAACAAGCGTAAGACGCTCGCACTTGGCGTGTATCCGACGGTGACGCTGGCGATGGCACGCGAGCGCCGACTGGAAGCGCGACGCAAGCTTGCCGATGGCGTGGACCCCGGCGAGCACAAGAAACTCGTGAAGCAAGCGAAGCTCGCCAGTGCCGGCAATAGCTTTGCAGCGATCGCCACCGAGTGGTACGCCAAAAACCGTCATACCTGGGTCGATAACCACGCCAGCAAAATCATCGCGCGGCTTCAAAACGATATTTTTCCGTGGCTCGGCACACGTCCGATCAACGAAATCACCGCGCCGGAACTGCTGGCGGTCTTACGCCGGATCGAGCTACGCGGCGCGCTGGAGACGGCGCATCGCGCGCTGCAGAACTGCAGTCAAGTCTTTCGGTACGCGATCGCCACCGGCCGCGCTGAGCGCGATGTAGGCGCTGATTTACGTGGCGCCCTGCCCCCGCCGAAAATCCGCCACCACGCATCGTTGACCGATCCGAAGCAAGTCGGTGCGCTGCTGCGTGCGCTCCGTGGCTATCGCGGTGCATTCGTGACCGGCTGCGCGCTGCGGCTGGCGCCGTTGGTGTTTCTGCGCCCGGGCGAGCTGCGCCACGCGGAATGGTCGGAAATCAATCTCGACGCTGCGGAGTGGCGGATCCCGGCGGCGAAGATGAAAATGCGCCAGTTGCACATCGTGCCGCTCTCGACGCAAGCGGTCGCCGTGCTGCGCGAGCTGCAGCCGCTGACCGGCCATCGAAAGTACGTGTTCCCGAGTGTGCGCACATCGGATCGGCCCATGTCCGAAAATACGGTGCTTGGAGCGTTGCGTCGGCTCGGTTACGAAAAGCAAGAAATGACCGGCCATGGTTTCCGCAGCATGGCATCGACGCTGCTCAACGAGCATGGCTGGAGCGCGGACGCGATTGAACGCCAGCTAGCACACGCGGAACGCGATTCCATCCGTGCCGCATACAACTATGCCGAGTTTCTGCCGGAGCGGCGTCGGATGATGCAGTGGTGGGCCGATTATCTGGACAAGCTCGCGCTGAGCGACAATCTCCAGGAAACGCCAAGCGGGCTGACCGCTGCACGCACGGACGCTGCCGCATAA
- a CDS encoding GDCCVxC domain-containing (seleno)protein, which produces MSTAVLESVLTCPNCGFAKRETMPTDACQFYYECENCKAILRPKPGDCCVFCSYGSVKCPPIQEQRSCCG; this is translated from the coding sequence ATGAGTACAGCCGTCCTCGAATCCGTGCTGACATGCCCGAACTGTGGTTTTGCCAAGCGCGAGACGATGCCTACCGACGCCTGCCAGTTCTACTACGAATGCGAGAACTGCAAGGCAATTCTTCGGCCCAAGCCAGGCGACTGCTGCGTCTTTTGCTCTTACGGGTCCGTAAAATGCCCGCCTATCCAGGAACAGCGGAGTTGTTGTGGCTGA
- the yaaA gene encoding peroxide stress protein YaaA, with protein sequence MKKRIALVSCVKSKRQHAVAAAEMYTSPLFAGMRRYAERHTDAWYILSAEFGLLRPDTVISPYERTLNTMLKHERAIWAERVKQQLNDVLSAEASVVVLAGKRYRESLIPFLESKQLSVEVPMHGLSFGRQLRWLKEH encoded by the coding sequence ATGAAAAAGAGAATTGCACTCGTTTCATGCGTAAAGTCTAAGCGGCAGCATGCCGTTGCGGCAGCCGAGATGTACACGTCGCCGCTATTCGCCGGGATGCGCCGTTACGCAGAACGGCATACGGATGCTTGGTACATTCTGTCAGCCGAATTCGGACTGCTCCGTCCCGACACCGTCATTTCCCCCTACGAGCGCACATTAAACACGATGCTTAAACATGAACGCGCAATATGGGCGGAACGGGTTAAGCAGCAGTTGAATGATGTGCTGTCGGCCGAAGCATCTGTGGTTGTATTAGCTGGCAAGCGTTATCGCGAATCCCTAATCCCATTCCTTGAAAGCAAACAGCTTTCAGTCGAAGTGCCGATGCACGGTCTGTCGTTCGGAAGACAACTTCGCTGGCTTAAGGAGCATTAA
- a CDS encoding restriction endonuclease, whose amino-acid sequence MGRKRNSSPAEDLLDLVSMLPWWSGVALALVSYFVLHALAARVPMTAAQPGQIGQMVSRMLWQSLAYYGQFFLPMLCLFGAVISACKRKQRRALIANVAAIPTADTLDGITWREFEMLVGEAFRLQGYQVVETGGNGADGGVDLVLRKNNEKFFVQCKQWKAYKVGVEVVRELYGVMAAHGASGGFVVTSGRFTDAATEFAQGRNLKLMDGPVLMKLIKHATATRQATAVNRTVGNVNSTVSTAFGTPSCPRCAKAMVQRSAKKGTHAGQSFWGCVAYPSCKGIRPFT is encoded by the coding sequence ATGGGACGCAAAAGGAATTCCAGTCCGGCGGAAGACTTGCTTGATCTGGTGTCCATGTTGCCATGGTGGAGCGGGGTGGCGCTGGCGCTCGTAAGCTACTTCGTACTGCATGCACTCGCTGCCCGTGTACCGATGACGGCTGCGCAGCCAGGGCAGATCGGCCAAATGGTATCAAGAATGTTGTGGCAGTCGCTCGCGTACTACGGTCAGTTCTTTCTGCCGATGCTGTGTCTGTTCGGTGCGGTCATCTCTGCATGCAAGCGCAAGCAGCGCCGCGCGCTGATTGCCAATGTGGCGGCAATCCCTACCGCCGATACATTGGACGGCATAACATGGCGCGAATTCGAGATGCTTGTTGGTGAAGCGTTCCGGCTGCAGGGATACCAGGTTGTGGAAACCGGCGGCAACGGCGCGGATGGCGGCGTTGATCTGGTGCTGCGCAAGAACAACGAGAAGTTCTTCGTGCAGTGCAAGCAATGGAAAGCGTACAAAGTCGGTGTCGAAGTTGTCCGCGAACTGTACGGTGTGATGGCGGCGCATGGCGCTTCCGGAGGCTTTGTGGTGACTTCCGGTCGCTTCACCGATGCGGCAACCGAGTTCGCACAGGGGCGAAACTTGAAGCTGATGGACGGGCCAGTGTTGATGAAGCTGATCAAACATGCGACCGCGACTCGACAGGCAACGGCTGTCAACCGAACGGTTGGCAATGTTAATTCTACGGTGAGCACAGCGTTCGGCACACCATCGTGTCCTCGTTGCGCCAAAGCCATGGTGCAGCGATCGGCTAAGAAGGGAACCCACGCCGGCCAATCGTTTTGGGGCTGCGTGGCTTATCCTTCGTGTAAAGGCATTCGTCCATTCACATGA
- a CDS encoding restriction endonuclease — MAEITRRRTGELLRELFDVLKETPEGLQARDALKALESRVTLSLYESGSYESTGERRFEKIVRFATVDCVKAGWMLKHKGRWTLTPTGLTAYGMYADPEAFYKEAVKLYNAWKASQPGPSAAPTSEESTLGQEESEKESSITFEQAEEQAWTEIEQYLQAMNPYEFQDLVADLLTAMGYHVAWISPPGKDGGVDILAYNDPLGTRPPRIKVQVKRISQKVTVEGLRSFASLIGNDDVGLFVSTGGFTKDAEDFARAQESRKVTLIAVDKLVDLWITHYGKLDDMARRRLPLTPIYFLTPQT; from the coding sequence ATGGCGGAGATTACTCGTCGTCGCACCGGAGAGCTGTTACGGGAGCTGTTCGACGTGCTTAAAGAGACGCCGGAAGGTTTGCAGGCACGTGACGCACTGAAGGCATTGGAGAGCCGCGTGACGCTCAGTTTGTATGAAAGCGGCAGCTACGAATCGACCGGCGAGCGGCGCTTTGAAAAGATCGTTCGTTTCGCCACCGTCGATTGTGTGAAAGCCGGGTGGATGCTAAAACACAAGGGGAGATGGACGTTAACGCCGACCGGCTTGACCGCGTATGGCATGTACGCTGATCCCGAGGCCTTCTACAAAGAAGCCGTGAAGTTGTACAACGCTTGGAAAGCCAGCCAGCCGGGTCCCAGTGCAGCGCCGACTTCGGAAGAATCGACGCTTGGACAAGAAGAGAGCGAAAAGGAGTCCAGTATCACGTTCGAGCAAGCCGAAGAACAAGCATGGACGGAAATCGAACAGTATCTTCAGGCCATGAATCCGTATGAGTTTCAAGATCTAGTGGCCGATTTGCTGACAGCGATGGGGTATCACGTCGCTTGGATTTCACCGCCGGGCAAGGACGGGGGCGTGGATATTCTCGCTTATAACGATCCGCTGGGTACGCGGCCGCCGCGCATTAAAGTGCAAGTGAAGCGAATTAGCCAAAAGGTGACAGTGGAAGGTTTGCGGTCTTTTGCGTCATTGATTGGCAATGACGACGTTGGACTCTTTGTTTCGACCGGCGGCTTTACGAAAGACGCTGAAGATTTCGCTCGTGCGCAGGAAAGCCGAAAAGTCACATTGATCGCGGTTGATAAGCTGGTGGATTTATGGATTACGCATTACGGCAAACTAGACGACATGGCGCGGCGGCGCTTGCCACTGACGCCGATCTACTTCCTGACGCCGCAAACGTAA